Proteins encoded in a region of the Synechococcus sp. BIOS-U3-1 genome:
- the ftsH gene encoding ATP-dependent zinc metalloprotease FtsH: protein MPIREDDNRPNRRFGILNLVLIGFGVLLLISSFIPNQGMQQVPRVPYSLFIDQVNDGAVKRAYITQDQIRYELSEVEEGAPSVLATTPIFDMDLPQRLESKGVEFAAAPPKKPNIFTTILSWVVPPLIFILVLQFFARRSMGGGGAQGALNFTKSKAKVYVPDEQSRVTFADVAGVDEAKDELAEIVDFLKSSDRYTEIGARIPKGVLLVGPPGTGKTLLSKAVAGEAGVPFFIISGSEFVELFVGAGAARVRDLFEQAKKNAPCIIFIDELDAIGKSRSGSMGVVGGNDEREQTLNQLLTEMDGFASKDKPVIVLAATNQPEVLDAALLRPGRFDRQVLVDRPDLSGRKTILEIYAKKVKLAEGVDLDRIAQATSGFAGADLANLVNEAALLAARAMRKSVEQQDLGEAIERVVAGLEKKSRVLQDDEKKVVAYHEVGHAIVGHLMPGGSKVAKISIVPRGMSALGYTLQLPTEERFLNSREELQGQIATLLGGRSAEEVVFGKVTTGASNDLQRATDIAEQMVGTYGMSETLGPLAYDKQGGGRFLGGNNNPRRTVSDATAQAIDKEVRALVDTAHDQALTILRQNMALLETISQKILEKEVIEGDELKDMLDASVMPEAIAA, encoded by the coding sequence ATGCCGATCCGCGAGGACGACAACCGCCCCAATCGCCGCTTTGGAATCCTCAACCTGGTGCTGATCGGTTTCGGTGTGTTGCTGCTGATCAGCAGCTTCATTCCCAATCAGGGCATGCAGCAGGTTCCGCGCGTGCCCTACTCCCTCTTTATTGACCAGGTGAACGACGGCGCTGTGAAGCGCGCCTACATCACTCAGGATCAGATTCGTTACGAGCTCTCGGAAGTGGAAGAAGGAGCGCCATCGGTGCTTGCCACCACACCGATCTTTGACATGGATCTGCCACAGCGCCTGGAGAGCAAGGGCGTTGAATTCGCCGCGGCACCGCCGAAGAAGCCTAATATCTTCACCACGATTCTCAGCTGGGTCGTCCCCCCGCTGATCTTCATCTTGGTGCTCCAATTCTTTGCACGCCGCTCCATGGGAGGCGGCGGAGCCCAGGGTGCCCTCAACTTCACCAAGAGCAAAGCAAAGGTCTATGTGCCTGATGAGCAGTCACGCGTCACCTTCGCTGATGTGGCCGGTGTGGATGAGGCCAAGGATGAATTAGCTGAGATTGTTGATTTCCTTAAGTCGTCCGATCGTTATACGGAAATTGGTGCACGGATTCCCAAGGGTGTGCTGTTGGTTGGCCCTCCCGGAACCGGTAAAACGCTGCTATCCAAGGCAGTCGCAGGAGAGGCAGGAGTTCCCTTCTTTATTATCAGTGGTTCTGAATTTGTCGAACTGTTTGTTGGCGCTGGTGCCGCCCGCGTGCGCGATCTGTTCGAGCAGGCCAAGAAAAACGCTCCTTGCATCATCTTCATCGATGAGCTGGATGCCATCGGCAAAAGCCGCTCCGGCTCGATGGGTGTTGTTGGAGGTAACGACGAACGTGAGCAGACCCTTAACCAGTTGCTCACCGAGATGGATGGCTTTGCCTCCAAGGACAAGCCGGTGATTGTGCTGGCAGCGACCAACCAACCGGAAGTGCTGGATGCTGCTCTGTTGCGCCCCGGTCGCTTCGACCGCCAAGTGCTGGTGGATCGCCCTGATCTTTCCGGCCGTAAGACGATTTTGGAGATCTATGCCAAGAAGGTGAAGCTGGCAGAAGGGGTCGATCTCGACCGTATTGCTCAAGCCACCAGTGGTTTTGCCGGTGCTGACCTTGCCAACCTTGTGAACGAGGCTGCATTGCTGGCCGCCCGCGCCATGCGCAAGTCAGTTGAACAGCAGGACCTCGGTGAAGCCATCGAGCGAGTTGTCGCTGGCCTGGAGAAGAAGAGTCGTGTTCTTCAGGATGATGAGAAGAAGGTGGTGGCGTATCACGAAGTGGGTCACGCCATCGTCGGTCACCTGATGCCCGGTGGCAGCAAGGTGGCCAAGATCTCAATCGTGCCCCGCGGCATGAGTGCCCTCGGCTACACCCTTCAGCTCCCCACCGAGGAACGCTTCCTCAATTCCAGGGAAGAGCTTCAAGGTCAGATCGCCACGTTGTTGGGTGGTCGATCAGCTGAGGAAGTGGTGTTTGGCAAGGTCACCACTGGCGCATCCAATGATCTGCAGCGAGCCACGGATATCGCAGAGCAGATGGTGGGCACTTACGGCATGAGTGAGACCCTCGGACCATTGGCTTACGACAAGCAGGGAGGAGGCCGATTCCTCGGCGGTAACAACAACCCTCGCCGCACCGTCAGCGATGCCACCGCTCAGGCTATCGACAAGGAAGTGCGAGCCCTTGTTGACACGGCCCATGACCAAGCCCTCACGATCTTGCGGCAGAACATGGCCCTGTTGGAGACCATCTCTCAGAAGATTCTTGAGAAGGAAGTGATTGAGGGTGATGAGCTCAAAGACATGCTCGATGCCAGCGTGATGCCTGAAGCAATTGCCGCCTGA
- the argF gene encoding ornithine carbamoyltransferase, which yields MTSATTSVAAVLSALSGKDFLSSADTTAEQTAALLELASQLKSGDRRIDLGNRVLGLIFTKASTRTRVSFQVAMARLGGQTVDLNPQVTQLGRGEPLEDTARVLSRFCDVLAVRTFAQQELADYAFWASIPVINALTDLEHPCQALADFLTMQEAFGDLQGQTLTYVGDGNNVAHSLMLCGALLGVNVRIACPDGFEPLPGVLDQARSLAVGGAQISVTTDPETAVSGVQALYTDVWASMGQEQEQQERAQAFQGFCVNEELLAKADSRAIVLHCLPAHRGEEISAEVMESSASRIFDQAENRLHAQQALLAALLGGL from the coding sequence ATGACGTCCGCCACCACCAGCGTTGCTGCCGTCCTCTCGGCACTGAGCGGCAAAGACTTTCTGTCTTCGGCTGACACCACAGCAGAGCAGACAGCGGCGTTGCTCGAGTTGGCTAGCCAGCTCAAGAGTGGTGATCGCCGGATTGATCTCGGTAACCGCGTGCTGGGTCTGATCTTCACCAAAGCCTCCACTCGCACTCGCGTCAGCTTCCAGGTGGCGATGGCCAGGCTTGGTGGGCAAACCGTGGATCTCAATCCTCAGGTCACCCAGTTGGGACGTGGTGAGCCCCTGGAAGACACCGCCAGGGTGTTAAGTCGCTTCTGCGATGTGCTTGCTGTGCGCACCTTCGCGCAGCAAGAACTTGCCGATTACGCCTTCTGGGCGTCGATTCCGGTGATCAATGCTCTCACCGATCTGGAGCATCCCTGCCAGGCCTTGGCGGACTTCCTCACCATGCAAGAAGCTTTTGGTGATCTTCAAGGTCAGACGCTGACCTACGTGGGTGATGGCAATAACGTGGCCCACTCCTTGATGCTCTGTGGTGCCCTGTTGGGCGTCAATGTGCGCATCGCCTGTCCTGATGGATTTGAGCCCCTACCAGGTGTGCTTGACCAGGCGCGTTCCCTCGCTGTGGGCGGTGCTCAGATCAGCGTTACCACTGATCCTGAGACTGCAGTTTCCGGTGTGCAGGCGCTCTATACGGATGTATGGGCCTCAATGGGTCAGGAACAGGAGCAGCAGGAGAGGGCACAGGCTTTCCAGGGGTTCTGTGTGAATGAGGAGCTGCTGGCGAAAGCTGATTCACGCGCCATCGTGTTGCACTGTCTGCCTGCCCATCGCGGTGAAGAGATCAGTGCAGAGGTGATGGAGAGTTCTGCTAGTCGGATCTTTGATCAAGCAGAGAATCGCCTGCATGCCCAACAGGCCTTGCTGGCTGCCTTGCTGGGCGGTCTCTGA
- a CDS encoding DUF1651 domain-containing protein: MTDGWLKDPQQSWAVRFQKDPSSEQKDVRVLVDHGRKLSEDQPALLKSRRNMRYEDAISLYKELQHVGWTHCEAVW, from the coding sequence ATGACGGACGGTTGGCTAAAGGATCCACAACAGTCGTGGGCTGTGAGGTTTCAAAAAGACCCGAGTAGTGAACAGAAGGATGTTCGTGTTCTTGTTGATCACGGCAGGAAGTTGTCTGAAGATCAGCCTGCATTGCTGAAGTCTCGCAGAAACATGCGTTATGAAGACGCCATCTCCTTGTACAAAGAGCTTCAGCATGTTGGCTGGACTCATTGCGAAGCTGTTTGGTAA
- a CDS encoding alpha/beta hydrolase, with protein MAASPQPFSMPGGPITVVLLHGYTGSPAELSLLADVLHQQGYGVEAPLLVGHGTCLEDLMPVLPSQWLEQIDGVIDCLLDHGQRVVVAGLSLGSILAIQAGMRRPDVEAVIAYSPPIVSGDPRALIAPVLSLFLPSVPRPADDFVDPLTPERLWKYQRWPSRCSVRVLDLIASTRRQLGNLQQPLLVMASTLDKVITRRGVELLLQRAASERVEVYWLKGSGHVITADAEWKMVADQTLIFLKDL; from the coding sequence ATGGCTGCTTCTCCTCAACCGTTTTCGATGCCAGGTGGCCCCATTACGGTTGTGCTTTTGCATGGCTACACCGGGTCTCCAGCCGAGCTGTCTCTGTTGGCTGATGTGCTGCATCAGCAGGGTTACGGAGTGGAAGCACCTCTGCTGGTTGGACATGGAACGTGCCTTGAAGACCTCATGCCTGTGCTGCCCAGCCAGTGGCTGGAGCAGATCGATGGAGTGATTGATTGTCTTCTGGATCATGGCCAGCGCGTTGTAGTCGCCGGCTTGTCCTTGGGCTCGATTCTTGCGATTCAGGCGGGAATGCGGCGTCCGGACGTTGAAGCTGTAATTGCTTACTCTCCACCGATTGTCAGCGGTGATCCTCGAGCGTTGATTGCGCCGGTGTTATCCCTGTTTCTGCCCTCGGTGCCGCGACCTGCTGATGATTTCGTGGATCCACTTACACCTGAGCGTCTCTGGAAGTACCAACGCTGGCCTAGTCGTTGCAGTGTGCGGGTGCTGGATCTAATCGCCTCGACCCGCAGGCAATTGGGGAATCTTCAGCAACCCCTGTTGGTGATGGCTAGCACGCTGGACAAGGTGATCACACGACGAGGTGTTGAGTTGCTTCTGCAGCGAGCCGCTTCCGAACGTGTTGAGGTGTACTGGTTGAAGGGCAGTGGTCACGTGATCACTGCTGATGCTGAGTGGAAAATGGTTGCTGATCAGACCCTGATTTTTTTAAAAGACCTTTAA
- the lexA gene encoding transcriptional repressor LexA produces the protein MPVSAGSPEPLTTAQQELYDWLADYIGCHRHSPSIRQMMQAMGLRSPAPVQSRLRHLQQKGWITWQEGQARTLQLLGGIASGIPVLGAVAAGGLVETFDDVQDRLDLAPVLETRGLFALTVNGDSMVDAHIADGDVVLMEPVLDAARLRQGTIVSALVPGSGTTLKHFHCDGLTVRLEAANPAYEPIELPVDQVQVQGKLAAVWRQM, from the coding sequence TTGCCGGTGTCTGCTGGATCCCCCGAGCCGCTAACGACTGCTCAGCAAGAGCTTTACGACTGGCTTGCTGACTACATCGGTTGTCATCGCCACAGTCCGTCGATTCGGCAGATGATGCAGGCCATGGGTCTGCGTTCGCCTGCACCTGTTCAGAGTCGTTTACGTCATCTTCAGCAGAAAGGCTGGATTACCTGGCAGGAGGGGCAGGCGCGAACGCTTCAGTTGCTTGGAGGGATTGCTTCTGGAATCCCTGTCCTAGGGGCGGTTGCGGCTGGTGGCTTGGTGGAGACCTTTGATGACGTCCAAGATCGATTGGATTTGGCTCCTGTTCTTGAAACCCGTGGTTTGTTTGCACTCACAGTGAATGGTGACTCCATGGTGGATGCCCACATCGCAGATGGTGACGTTGTTCTGATGGAACCGGTCCTTGATGCGGCTCGCCTTCGCCAGGGAACAATTGTTAGTGCCCTGGTTCCAGGCAGCGGGACCACGCTGAAGCATTTTCATTGCGACGGACTGACCGTTCGACTGGAAGCAGCGAACCCTGCCTACGAGCCGATTGAGTTGCCAGTTGATCAGGTGCAGGTTCAGGGCAAACTCGCTGCCGTATGGCGACAGATGTAA
- a CDS encoding VapE domain-containing protein, whose amino-acid sequence MRHLIKDLKLCVEAKKRLLKPAELCALWRNASYRLAFNELTQEVELDGRPLPIADIDEAYIGLSEVGYEANPKTAADTVLKVAREDCYHPVQRYFESLEQDESIRPVDLTTFSADYFGTSDPLYDAMWAAALRGAVWRVFEPGCQFDFVLTLKGDQGIRKSSSFQALVPDPDWFSSSTHDQPKDMTVALHRVLITELAELENITGKRSTGALKNHITTRTDLCRVPYGRSYERLKRRSIMVASVNGDEFLRDHTGDRRFWVIDLGRHVIDTQRLSLDRDLIWKAAIAQYRARDRPCLQVAQQALSDRRNEAFRSENVYLSAVEERCLGKLKARSCGFDTRYAITESGVCEGRPIGQSEMRQMAKCLRELGFAQDRNPTKDSVTDRTRKWRWPGTDNTDAVKATCVVSTEST is encoded by the coding sequence ATGAGACATCTCATTAAAGATCTAAAGCTGTGCGTTGAAGCGAAAAAGCGGCTGCTGAAACCAGCCGAATTATGTGCGCTATGGCGAAATGCCTCTTATCGGCTCGCCTTCAATGAGCTGACTCAGGAGGTTGAGCTAGATGGCAGACCTCTGCCGATTGCGGACATTGACGAGGCGTACATCGGTCTGTCTGAGGTTGGTTATGAGGCCAATCCCAAAACAGCTGCTGACACGGTTCTGAAGGTTGCACGGGAAGATTGTTATCACCCTGTGCAGAGGTATTTCGAGAGCCTCGAACAGGACGAATCAATTCGACCTGTCGACCTCACGACTTTTTCGGCGGATTACTTCGGGACTTCGGACCCGCTGTATGACGCGATGTGGGCTGCGGCTTTGCGAGGAGCTGTCTGGAGGGTGTTTGAACCAGGGTGTCAGTTCGACTTTGTTCTGACGCTGAAGGGGGATCAAGGGATCCGTAAAAGCTCAAGCTTCCAGGCGCTTGTACCTGACCCTGATTGGTTTTCTTCCTCTACGCATGATCAGCCGAAAGACATGACAGTGGCACTGCACCGTGTCTTAATCACGGAGCTTGCAGAGTTGGAAAACATCACCGGTAAGAGATCCACAGGGGCTCTCAAAAACCACATCACCACTAGGACAGACCTCTGTCGTGTGCCTTACGGGAGGTCTTATGAGCGCCTGAAGAGGCGTTCAATAATGGTCGCCTCAGTCAATGGCGATGAGTTTCTTAGGGATCACACAGGCGACCGTCGCTTTTGGGTCATTGATCTTGGTCGCCATGTCATTGATACACAAAGGTTGAGCCTTGATCGGGACCTTATCTGGAAAGCCGCCATTGCCCAATACAGAGCGAGGGATCGGCCTTGCTTGCAGGTTGCTCAGCAGGCTCTTAGTGATCGACGAAATGAAGCCTTCCGCAGCGAGAACGTCTACCTCTCAGCGGTGGAGGAGAGATGCCTCGGGAAGTTAAAGGCTCGTTCTTGTGGTTTTGACACTCGGTACGCGATTACTGAGTCAGGTGTCTGCGAAGGGCGTCCAATCGGCCAAAGCGAGATGCGGCAGATGGCTAAATGCCTAAGAGAGTTGGGCTTTGCCCAGGATCGCAATCCCACAAAGGATTCAGTTACAGATCGGACTCGAAAATGGCGCTGGCCTGGCACAGACAACACAGATGCTGTTAAGGCAACCTGTGTCGTTTCAACTGAGTCAACGTAA
- a CDS encoding DUF1651 domain-containing protein: MNAQQGKVCSFTNDSPTAHAQWVVVETRPLRDGGQPVVRRMLRHNSIEAWETMQKSGGWKRCPPRW, encoded by the coding sequence GTGAACGCCCAGCAAGGGAAGGTTTGCAGCTTCACGAATGACTCGCCCACTGCACATGCTCAATGGGTCGTCGTTGAGACCAGACCGCTACGGGATGGTGGTCAGCCCGTGGTTCGCAGAATGCTTCGTCATAACTCCATCGAAGCCTGGGAAACGATGCAGAAGTCAGGCGGGTGGAAGCGTTGCCCGCCTAGGTGGTGA